The Octadecabacter arcticus 238 genome contains a region encoding:
- a CDS encoding twin transmembrane helix small protein: MMTDNSFFYMIIIACLVVAGVLAWGLSSFQAGGDGKKSNKIMQLRIAAQFVAVILIVGFAYFRSMGGN; the protein is encoded by the coding sequence ATGATGACTGACAATTCGTTCTTCTATATGATCATAATCGCGTGCCTTGTTGTGGCGGGTGTTCTGGCTTGGGGCTTGTCATCGTTTCAGGCAGGCGGCGACGGCAAGAAGTCAAACAAGATTATGCAGTTGCGCATCGCGGCACAATTCGTGGCCGTCATTTTAATCGTAGGCTTCGCCTATTTCCGATCCATGGGGGGCAATTGA